The Chaetodon trifascialis isolate fChaTrf1 chromosome 17, fChaTrf1.hap1, whole genome shotgun sequence genome has a segment encoding these proteins:
- the zftraf1 gene encoding zinc finger TRAF-type-containing protein 1, translated as MSSLEERDVGVAAAPGSSSAGLGVGAVGAAVEAVAGVAAMQEEVGIRREGPEPDPDEPPKKRVKVPEGESGKLEERLYSVLCCTVCLDLPKASVYQCTNGHLMCAGCFIHLLADSRLKEEQATCPNCRCEISKNLCCRNLAVEKAVSELPTECTFCLKQFPRSSLERHQKEECQDRVTQCKYKRIGCPWQGPFHELPAHESECSHPTKTGTELMGILGEMDQNHRRDMQLYNSIFSLLCYEKIGFTEVQFRPYRTDDFITRLYYETPRFTVLNQTWVLKARVNDSERNPNLSCKRTLSFQLILKSKVNSALECSFLLLKGPYDDVRIKPVIHHHSFSNDANETDYVPLPISDSVECNKLLAAKNINLRLFIFQVQK; from the exons ATGTCTTCACTGGAAGAGAGAGACGTGGGCGTTGCGGCCGCCCCTGGCTCCTCCTCGGCCGGCCTGGGGGTCGGGGCCGTGGGGGCAGCGGTGGAGGCTGTCGCCGGGGTCGCAGCCATGCAGGAGGAGGTCGGCATACGGCGAGAAGGGCCCGAGCCTGACCCAGACGAGCCACCCAAGAAGAGGGTGAAAGTTCCCGAAGGAGAGTCAGGAAAGCTGGAGGAGAGACTGTACTCAGTGCTGTGCTGCACCGTGTGCCTAGACTTGCCCAAGGCGTCTGTATATCAG TGCACCAATGGACACCTGATGTGTGCAGGCTGTTTTATCCACCTCCTGGCTGATTCCCGTCTCAAGGAGGAGCAGGCCACGTGTCCCAACTGCAG gtgtgAGATCAGCAAGAACCTGTGCTGCAGGAACCTCGCTGTGGAGAAGGCTGTCAGTGAGCTGCCGACAGAATGTACCTTCTGCCTAAAACAGTTCCCCCGCTCCAGCCTAGAGAGACACCAGAAAGAGGAGTGCCAAGACAG GGTGACACAGTGTAAGTACAAGAGGATTGGCTGCCCTTGGCAGGGTCCGTTCCATGAGCTGCCAGCACATGAGAGTGAGTGCTCCCATCCCACTAAGACTGGCACAGAGCTGATGGGAATACTGGGAGAGATGGACCAGAACCACCGCAGAGACATGCAGCTCTATAACAGCATCTTCAGCCTGCTCTGCTATGAAAAGATCGGCTTTACAG AGGTGCAGTTCAGGCCGTACCGCACTGATGACTTCATCACTCGCCTGTACTATGAAACACCGCGCTTCACTGTTCTCAACCAGACGTGGGTGCTGAAGGCCCGTGTTAATGACTCTGAGCGCAACCCCAACCTGTCCTGCAAGCGCACCCTCTCCTTCCAGCTCATCCTCAAAAGCAAG gtgAACTCTGCCCTCGAGtgctccttcctgctgctgaaggGGCCGTACGACGACGTGCGGATCAAGCCCGTCATCCACCACCACTCCTTCAGCAACGACGCCAACGAGACCGACTACGTCCCTCTGCCCATCTCCGATTCGGTGGAGTGCAACAAACTGCTGGCCGCCAAAAACATCAACCTACGCCTGTTCATCTTCCAAGTCCAAAAATAA
- the dclk3 gene encoding serine/threonine-protein kinase DCLK3, whose product MTPSQRARRGCEAARDAKWRIAAPPAPLLKRAGGAPQPWPIHPHPTGQVHRSHFPPPPHLPLFHTRHAEESAERPRLVTIVRPCSQSTLRKVTVLLNRRGVVSFEQLLLDISEALGFPRWHRARVTRLYTTHAREVKGVCDFFRGEVAFLALGKARPELSSVKEALEELFPEHSHYQADALRAWEKRLRPAPDKAAKADSGYSEGTDSSETHASQETHQDTNTRVKNQTNTHTVTQLPHHTEAHQRENYNSDAQRCHKKNSCRKPAQLPNHLQRLRVRGRVRERQPSVIGPFKHEEDLREADIPSPTLCENCLARRVKHQGPELINPLSGKAPLPPVSRKQKGSSYTEQEVRKLYVESSLPSPQPISREEKSVAQVLLSDPLPGVGQVHNDTQLRTTFDLPSDGSDVTPADIERCYEIGRVVGDGNFAVVRECRRRDNGQTLAVKIVERSKLIGREHMMQNELSLLGSLCHPRIVRLFTHHHTHTHSYLVMELVSGGDLFEAISERGKFSEAEAGLMVSDMSEALNYIHCKSIVHRDLKPENLLIERVAAGICKLKLGDFGLAMVVTEPVFTICGTPTYVAPEILCETGYGVAVDVWALGIILYILLCGFPPFRSRDRDQEELFQLIKQAQLHFLSPYWDLISEEARGLVRALLQPDPTMRLTAEQTLLHPWVKAMASVCRQRALTDKGQRNTADTRTEPDRVQRLAQTNAAETVTDKTLGHTSSEGESPHKELSRHDERQTETGRGPNEDKPLEQQSKETSTDHISTQFKGHTPSEATPVQQRPECPSTDSGSPSRYPSRRETQDPGPQLSDTHCDPDSPTSPSTEPNPLGDPPSINPASITSKDTIQTK is encoded by the exons ATGACGCCCTCACAGAGAGCCCGGCGTGGATGCGAGGCGGCGCGTGACGCTAAATGGAGAATAGCGG ctcctccagcccccTTGTTGAAGCGTGCTGGTGGGGCACCGCAGCCATGGCCCATTCACCCCCACCCTACAGGACAGGTCCACAGGTCccacttccctcctcctcctcacctccctctcttccACACCCGCCATGCAGAGGAGAGCGCTGAGAGGCCACGTCTGGTCACCATCGTCCGTCCCTGTAGTCAAAGCACACTCCGCAAG GTAACTGTCCTGTTGAACCGTAGGGGTGTGGTGTCCTTTGAGCAACTGCTATTGGATATCTCTGAGGCGTTGGGGTTTCCTCGCTGGCACAGAGCCAGAGTCACACGCTTGTACACGACCCATGCACGAGAG GTGAAAGGTGTTTGTGATTTCTTCCGAGGTGAGGTGGCCTTCCTGGCGCTGGGGAAGGCTCGTCCTGAGCTGAGCAGTGTGAAGGAAGCTCTGGAGGAGCTGTTTCCAGAACACTCCCATTACCAGGCTGACGCACTGCGGGCCTGGGAGAAAAGACTTCGTCCAGCTCCAGATAAAGCAGCTAAGGCCGACAGTGGATACAGTgaggggacagacagcagcgaGACACACGCTAGCCAAGAGACACACCAGGACACAAATACACGTGTGAAAAATCAgactaatacacacacagttacacagctGCCTCACCACACAGAAGCACACCAGCGTGAAAATTATAACTCAGATGCGCAGAGGTGTCATAAAAAGAATTCATGCCGAAAACCTGCTCAGCTGCCCAACCACCTGCAGAGACTGCGTGTGAGGGGCAGGGTCAGAGAGCGACAGCCTTCTGTCATTGGTCCATTCAAACACGAGGAAGATCTCAGAGAAGCAGACATACCCTCTCCTACACTGTGTGAAAACTGCTTAGCAAGGAGAGTTAAACATCAGGGTCCAGAACTGATCAATCCCCTGTCAGGGAAGGCCCCACTTCCCCCTGTGTCGAGGAAGCAGAAAGGAAGTTCTTacacagaacaggaagtgagaaaatTGTACGTTGAGAGTAGCCTTCCATcgcctcagccaatcagcagagaggagaagagtgtTGCCCAAGTACTACTTTCAGATCCACTTCCAGGTGTGGGTCAAGtacacaatgacacacagctgaggacgacctttgaccttcccTCAGACGGCAGTGATGTCACCCCGGCAGATATTGAGCGTTGCTATGAAATCGGACGAGTGGTGGGAGACGGCAACTTTGCGGTAGTGCGAGAGTGCCGCCGTCGTGACAACGGACAAACCCTTGCCGTGAAGATCGTCGAACGCTCCAAGCTGATTGGCCGAGAGCACATGATGCAGAACGAGCTGAGCCTTCTGGGTAGCCTCTGTCACCCTCGCATAGTGCGGCTGTTTAcgcaccaccacacacacactcactcctaCCTGGTGATGGAGCTGGTGAGTGGGGGGGATCTGTTTGAGGCCATCAGTGAGAGGGGGAAGTTCTCAGAGGCGGAGGCAGGACTGATGGTGTCGGACATGAGCGAAGCACTGAACTACATCCACTGCAAAAGTATCGTGCACAGAGACCTCAAACCAGAAAACCTGCTG ATAGAGCGTGTAGCTGCTGGCATCTGTAAATTGAAGCTGGGAGACTTCGGTCTTGCTATGGTTGTGACTGAACCAGTTTTCACTATATGTGGCACACCCACATATGTTGCCCCAGAGATTCTCTGTGAGACCG GTTATGGTGTTGCAGTGGATGTATGGGCTCTGGGCATTATTCTCTATATCCTGCTTTGTGGATTCCCTCCATTTCGCAGTCGCGATCGGGACCAGGAAGAGCTGTTCCAGCTCATAAAACAAGCACAactccacttcctgtccccCTACTGGGATCTCATCTCAGAAG aagccAGAGGCCTTGTCAGAGCTCTGCTTCAGCCAGATCCCACAATgaggctgacagcagagcagacctTACTGCATCCCTGGGTGAAGGCTATGGCTTCAGTTTGCAGGCAGAGGGCGCTCACAGACAAAGGTCAGAGGAACACAGCAGATACCAGAACAGAGCCTGACAGAGTCCAGAGACTAGCTCAGACCAATGCAGCTGAAACagtgacagacaaaacactAGGACACACCAGCAGTGAGGGAGAAAGCCCACATAAAGAGCTCAGCAGACATGATGAGAGACAAactgagacaggaagaggaccAAATGAGGACAAACCACTGGAGCAACAATCAAAAGAGACAAGTACAGATCATATATCTACACAGTTCAAAGGGCATACACCTTCAGAGGCCACACCTGTTCAACAGAGACCAGAGTGCCCCTCTACTGACTCTGGCTCACCCAGCAGGTACCCCAGCAGGCGAGAAACACAGGATCCAGGACCCCAGttgtctgacacacactgtgatccTGACAGCCCAACCAGCCCGAGTACTGAACCCAATCCTCTTGGTGACCCCCCCAGCATAAACCCAGCTTCCATCACCAGTAAAGACACAATCCAAACAAAATAG